A stretch of Sinorhizobium meliloti DNA encodes these proteins:
- a CDS encoding DUF2312 domain-containing protein encodes MSDAHGIARDQLRAFIERIERLEEEKKSIADDIKDVYGEAKSMGFDSKILRKVISIRKQDADERAEQEAILDTYLHALGMIQLDIFEEPEAETSPKLVATVATAMQTQAGRAALLTAVDIMIEREERFDAETGEILDDIEASAGTAPAVETSLAARGAEESAVSNSGIATASQGGTASPSPDAELSSAGANAGGGYVKSSAERASVANVASGPDEKQRAPLFAAKPTSIRRPHCLDRAGCASYTEEHCARCKAAMQEREQAEEVA; translated from the coding sequence ATGTCCGACGCACACGGCATTGCCCGCGACCAACTCCGCGCTTTCATCGAGCGCATTGAGCGTCTCGAAGAGGAAAAGAAGTCGATCGCCGACGACATCAAGGATGTCTATGGCGAGGCGAAGTCGATGGGCTTCGATAGCAAGATCCTGCGCAAGGTCATTTCGATCCGCAAGCAGGACGCGGACGAGCGCGCCGAGCAAGAGGCAATCCTCGACACCTATCTGCACGCTCTCGGCATGATCCAGCTCGACATTTTTGAGGAGCCCGAGGCGGAAACCAGCCCCAAGCTCGTCGCCACGGTCGCGACCGCCATGCAGACGCAAGCGGGCAGGGCGGCACTGCTCACCGCAGTAGACATCATGATCGAGCGCGAAGAGCGCTTTGACGCCGAGACCGGCGAGATCCTCGACGACATTGAAGCTTCGGCCGGCACGGCTCCTGCCGTTGAAACCTCGCTGGCAGCGCGGGGGGCCGAAGAAAGCGCTGTTTCCAATTCCGGGATCGCCACTGCCTCGCAGGGCGGAACCGCATCCCCAAGCCCTGACGCTGAGTTGAGCAGCGCCGGCGCCAACGCAGGAGGAGGATATGTAAAGAGCAGCGCAGAGCGCGCATCCGTCGCAAACGTAGCGTCTGGCCCGGACGAGAAACAACGGGCACCCCTTTTCGCGGCCAAGCCGACGTCTATTCGTCGCCCGCACTGCCTCGATCGGGCTGGCTGCGCTTCCTACACGGAAGAGCACTGCGCACGCTGCAAGGCGGCGATGCAGGAGCGCGAGCAGGCGGAGGAAGTCGCATGA
- a CDS encoding siphovirus Gp157 family protein, which translates to MAMPDLDYNLHRQTEAAKSLLSSLRDQGVDDDAELVADAIEGETNLLEAIEAAVAQIDECDVLITGLKAKEEEFETRRKSIERRAERVRALIEQAMLATDQTSLKLPTATLSLTKRAPGLIVNSEADIPSRFFVEQERPAPKLDKKALAAAIKAGEQVPGANLDNGSISLSVRRK; encoded by the coding sequence ATGGCCATGCCCGACCTTGACTACAACCTTCATCGCCAGACCGAGGCGGCAAAGTCGCTTCTGTCCAGCCTTCGCGACCAAGGCGTTGACGATGACGCCGAACTGGTCGCTGACGCGATCGAGGGCGAAACCAACCTCCTCGAGGCTATCGAAGCTGCCGTCGCCCAGATCGACGAGTGCGACGTCCTCATCACCGGCTTGAAAGCCAAGGAAGAGGAATTCGAGACCCGCCGCAAGTCGATCGAGCGACGCGCCGAGCGCGTTCGGGCTCTGATCGAACAGGCGATGCTCGCCACCGATCAAACCTCGCTAAAGCTGCCTACAGCCACCCTGTCGCTCACGAAGCGCGCGCCCGGCCTGATCGTCAACAGCGAAGCGGACATCCCTTCCCGGTTCTTCGTCGAGCAGGAGCGCCCCGCGCCGAAGCTGGACAAGAAGGCCTTAGCCGCCGCGATCAAAGCCGGCGAGCAAGTGCCCGGCGCAAACCTCGACAACGGCAGCATCTCTCTTTCCGTCCGGAGGAAGTAA
- a CDS encoding transcriptional regulator yields MSTEPLPLTLVFKQAGSASELARRLKITPSAVLQWDKVPPTRVLEVERITGVSRHLLRPDIFGARPIEGVSA; encoded by the coding sequence ATGAGCACAGAACCCCTCCCACTCACCCTGGTTTTCAAGCAGGCAGGCAGCGCCAGCGAACTGGCGCGTCGGCTTAAGATCACGCCTTCTGCCGTGTTGCAGTGGGACAAGGTCCCTCCGACGCGCGTTTTGGAAGTTGAAAGGATCACCGGAGTTTCGCGGCATTTGCTGCGGCCCGACATCTTCGGCGCACGCCCCATCGAAGGGGTCTCGGCATGA
- a CDS encoding XRE family transcriptional regulator: MDTKEKAKIVGAAIKRARKQRGLVMRQLAEHLGVHVAAIGNYESGKNLPSTENLIALSDFLRVDQGALSHGEVVSLTDEPLADAERVTDPAPPPSGPLDIEVLGTTAGGDDGDFRFNGERQGFVRRPPGLIGVVKAFALHTISDSMVPRYFPGELIYVGGREPVPGDHIVIELFPENEGEVGKSYIKYFVRRTASEIIVSQYNPPKELTFNRYAVKALWRVIPLAELLGY, from the coding sequence ATGGACACGAAGGAAAAAGCCAAGATTGTGGGTGCAGCAATCAAGCGGGCGCGAAAACAGCGCGGCCTGGTTATGCGGCAACTCGCCGAACACCTCGGCGTGCACGTTGCAGCGATCGGAAACTACGAGAGCGGCAAGAACCTGCCCTCGACCGAGAACCTGATCGCGCTCTCCGATTTCCTTCGCGTCGATCAGGGCGCGCTTAGCCACGGCGAAGTCGTCAGCCTAACAGATGAGCCGCTCGCAGATGCCGAGCGCGTGACCGACCCTGCCCCGCCGCCTTCCGGTCCCTTGGATATTGAAGTCCTCGGAACCACAGCCGGTGGCGACGATGGTGATTTCAGGTTCAACGGTGAACGCCAAGGCTTCGTTCGCCGGCCGCCCGGGCTGATCGGCGTGGTGAAGGCTTTCGCACTTCATACGATCAGCGACAGCATGGTGCCGCGCTATTTCCCCGGCGAGCTCATATACGTTGGCGGCCGAGAGCCAGTACCTGGCGACCACATCGTGATTGAGCTTTTCCCCGAGAATGAAGGGGAAGTCGGGAAATCCTACATCAAGTACTTCGTTCGGCGGACTGCATCCGAGATCATCGTCAGCCAGTACAACCCGCCAAAGGAACTGACGTTCAACCGGTACGCCGTGAAGGCGCTATGGCGCGTGATACCTCTGGCAGAACTTCTCGGCTATTGA